A genomic window from Polaribacter gangjinensis includes:
- a CDS encoding penicillin-binding protein 1A, with protein sequence MKKQETQFKKYIKWFWSIFLGGFAFVFLLFIIAALGGFGPLPSFQDLENPQSNLATEVISVDGVTIGKYAKENRTPIKYKDLPQNLVHALIATEDERFYEHSGIDFKGTARAVVKLGSGGGASTITQQLAKNLFTKNASSNKIKRVLQKLKEWVVAIKLERQYTKEEIIAMYLNTQDFIFNAVGIRSASRIYFGKEAKDLDVQESAIIVAMLKNPRQYNPNRKISKEKSLERRNVVFSQMEKNGYLTEEEKDSLQKLPLKINFTPESHSDGYATYFRSHLQKVMRDWVKNNPKPDGEYYDIFKDGLKIYVTIDSRIQKYAEEAVKEHMANLQSYFFAEQKYNKKAPFYDIDKEQIDGILERAKRNSDRYYRLKAAGVSKKEIDKIFNTKTDMSVFSWKGNIDTIMSPNDSIKYYKFFLRSGLVSIEPQTGYIKAWVGGIDNKHFSYDAVSQQKRQVGSTFKPFVYATAINQLSMSPCEELPNIRYTIPTGKYGLIQDWTPENSDNKYGGMLTIKEALAGSVNTISARLIDMVAPENVVRLAKAAGIETPIKPMPSIALGAVDLSLLEMTSAYSTFANKGLRVEPMIITRIEDKNGTVLKDFTPKTQEVLSEESAYVIIDLLKGVTNAGSGIRLRSNYTSAGKVATGFPYSFTNPIAGKTGTTQNQSDGWFMGMVPNLVTGVWTGGEDRATHFRGIIKGQGATMALPTWAIFMRKCYADKSLNISKDDFEKPENVTININCSGTSENTLNEIRGGDTDF encoded by the coding sequence ATGAAAAAACAAGAAACGCAATTTAAAAAATACATCAAATGGTTTTGGAGCATCTTTTTAGGAGGATTTGCTTTCGTTTTTTTGCTATTTATCATTGCAGCTTTGGGCGGTTTTGGTCCTTTACCTTCTTTCCAAGATTTAGAAAATCCACAATCTAATTTGGCAACTGAGGTCATTTCAGTTGATGGAGTAACTATTGGAAAATATGCCAAAGAAAACAGAACACCAATTAAATATAAAGATTTGCCTCAAAATTTGGTTCATGCATTAATTGCTACTGAAGATGAACGTTTTTACGAACATTCAGGAATTGATTTTAAAGGAACTGCAAGAGCTGTTGTAAAACTAGGAAGTGGTGGTGGAGCAAGTACAATTACCCAACAATTGGCTAAAAATTTGTTCACAAAAAATGCGTCAAGTAATAAAATAAAACGTGTTTTACAAAAATTAAAAGAGTGGGTTGTTGCCATCAAATTAGAAAGGCAATATACCAAAGAAGAAATCATTGCCATGTATTTGAACACGCAAGATTTTATTTTCAATGCTGTTGGAATTCGTTCAGCATCAAGAATTTATTTTGGAAAAGAAGCCAAAGATTTAGATGTGCAAGAATCAGCCATCATTGTGGCAATGCTAAAAAATCCAAGACAATACAATCCGAATAGAAAAATTTCTAAAGAAAAATCTTTAGAAAGAAGAAATGTAGTGTTTAGTCAAATGGAAAAAAACGGTTACTTAACTGAAGAGGAAAAAGATTCGTTACAAAAATTGCCTCTAAAAATCAATTTTACTCCTGAAAGTCATAGTGATGGATATGCCACTTATTTTAGATCGCATTTGCAAAAAGTAATGCGTGATTGGGTAAAAAATAATCCAAAACCAGATGGCGAGTATTATGATATTTTTAAAGACGGATTAAAAATCTACGTAACTATTGATTCTCGAATTCAAAAATACGCTGAAGAAGCTGTAAAAGAGCACATGGCAAACTTACAATCGTATTTTTTTGCTGAGCAGAAATACAACAAAAAAGCGCCTTTTTACGATATTGATAAAGAACAAATTGATGGTATTTTAGAACGTGCAAAAAGGAATTCTGACAGATATTATCGCTTAAAAGCAGCAGGAGTCTCTAAAAAAGAAATTGATAAAATTTTCAATACAAAAACTGATATGAGTGTGTTTTCTTGGAAAGGAAACATTGATACCATCATGTCACCAAATGATTCTATCAAATATTATAAGTTTTTCTTACGATCTGGATTGGTTTCTATAGAACCACAAACGGGTTACATCAAAGCTTGGGTAGGTGGTATTGACAACAAACACTTTAGTTATGATGCTGTTTCTCAACAAAAAAGACAAGTAGGCTCTACCTTTAAACCATTTGTGTATGCGACAGCAATCAATCAATTAAGTATGTCTCCTTGCGAAGAATTGCCTAACATCAGATATACAATTCCTACCGGAAAATATGGATTAATTCAAGATTGGACTCCAGAAAATTCTGACAACAAATACGGAGGAATGTTAACCATAAAAGAAGCTTTAGCGGGATCTGTAAATACCATTTCAGCAAGATTGATTGATATGGTTGCTCCAGAAAATGTAGTGCGTTTGGCAAAAGCTGCAGGAATTGAAACTCCCATCAAACCAATGCCATCCATAGCTTTAGGAGCTGTTGATTTGTCTTTGCTAGAAATGACAAGTGCATACAGTACTTTCGCCAACAAAGGTTTGCGAGTCGAACCTATGATTATTACCAGAATTGAAGATAAAAACGGAACAGTTCTTAAAGATTTTACACCAAAAACACAAGAGGTGTTGAGCGAAGAATCAGCATACGTAATTATTGATTTGTTAAAAGGTGTAACCAATGCTGGCTCAGGAATTCGTTTGCGCTCAAATTATACATCCGCAGGAAAAGTAGCTACAGGGTTTCCTTATAGTTTTACAAATCCAATTGCAGGCAAAACAGGAACTACTCAAAATCAATCTGATGGATGGTTTATGGGAATGGTGCCTAATTTAGTCACTGGAGTTTGGACAGGTGGAGAAGATAGAGCAACACACTTTAGAGGAATTATAAAAGGTCAGGGAGCAACAATGGCGCTACCAACTTGGGCAATTTTTATGAGAAAATGTTATGCTGATAAATCATTGAACATCAGTAAAGATGATTTTGAAAAACCTGAAAATGTAACGATCAATATCAATTGTAGTGGAACTTCAGAAAATACATTGAATGAAATTCGAGGTGGAGACACGGATTTTTAA
- a CDS encoding gliding motility lipoprotein GldH, translated as MIPIRNKKSVFLTLFFVISFLSCDDTIEFIQFEPIENAAWKTSQKVRFDFTIQDTISPKNLFIHVRNTSEYPFSNLYVITTLTFPDETKVIDTLQYEMADVSGKFLGKGITDIKESKLFYKEQKIFPKAGKYQFQVRQAMRKNGEVKPLQKLNGIQDIGFSIEKVNEL; from the coding sequence ATGATTCCAATTCGCAATAAAAAAAGCGTCTTTTTAACATTGTTTTTTGTAATCTCTTTTTTATCCTGTGATGATACTATTGAGTTCATACAATTTGAACCCATAGAAAATGCTGCATGGAAAACTTCCCAAAAAGTTAGGTTTGATTTTACAATTCAGGATACTATTTCACCCAAAAACTTGTTCATTCATGTTAGAAACACCAGTGAATATCCCTTTAGCAATTTGTATGTCATTACAACACTAACATTTCCTGATGAAACAAAAGTTATAGACACTTTACAATATGAAATGGCAGATGTCTCTGGGAAATTTTTAGGAAAAGGCATCACAGATATCAAAGAAAGTAAGTTGTTTTACAAAGAACAAAAAATATTTCCAAAAGCAGGAAAATATCAATTTCAGGTGCGTCAAGCAATGAGAAAAAATGGCGAAGTAAAACCATTACAAAAACTAAATGGAATTCAAGATATTGGATTCAGTATTGAAAAAGTCAACGAACTATGA
- a CDS encoding PSP1 domain-containing protein, with product MACGSCGTTVNGVPRGCKSNGNCGTGTCGSGSEKLAVFDWLSNMTLPSGQERFNIFEVRFKNGRKHFYRNTENLTISMGDVVAVESSPGHDIGVVSLAGELVKVQMKKRNIAIDSDEINKIYRKATQKDIDIWQAARDKEEETQRKGREILSRLGLQMKLSDVEYQGDGNKATFYYTAESRVDFRQLIRDFASAFSVRVEMKQVGARQEAARLGGVGSCGRELCCSTWLTDFRKVTTSAARYQQLSLNPLKLAGQCGKLKCCLNFELDSYLDALKPFPKQELVLKTEKGEAIFVKMDIFKNFLWYTYKDESSKWYRLTLDHVLEIIELNKNNELSASLEEYESEIELPTKVSFEDAVGEDSLTRFDVPIKSKRRKKSKKKFTEVAEKSIVDTPQKSGNQPRKPQPQKQKQQQQPQKQAQKPASVNNPENVNQPNATTQSTNKKRYNNRNRKNRKPKNDSNSQ from the coding sequence ATGGCATGTGGAAGTTGTGGAACAACCGTAAATGGTGTTCCTAGAGGTTGTAAAAGTAATGGAAATTGTGGCACTGGCACTTGTGGTAGTGGCAGTGAAAAATTGGCTGTTTTTGACTGGTTATCAAATATGACATTACCAAGTGGTCAAGAACGATTCAATATTTTTGAGGTACGTTTTAAAAACGGACGCAAGCATTTTTACAGAAATACCGAAAATTTAACCATTTCAATGGGTGATGTTGTGGCTGTAGAAAGTTCACCAGGACATGATATTGGTGTGGTTTCTTTGGCAGGAGAATTGGTAAAAGTGCAAATGAAAAAAAGAAATATTGCTATTGATAGTGATGAAATCAATAAAATCTACAGAAAAGCAACCCAAAAAGATATTGATATTTGGCAAGCAGCCAGAGACAAAGAAGAGGAAACTCAACGAAAAGGAAGAGAAATTTTAAGTCGTTTAGGATTGCAAATGAAACTCTCTGACGTTGAATATCAAGGAGATGGAAACAAAGCAACCTTTTATTATACAGCCGAATCAAGAGTCGATTTCAGACAATTGATTCGCGATTTTGCAAGCGCTTTTTCAGTGCGAGTAGAAATGAAACAAGTGGGCGCAAGACAAGAGGCAGCAAGATTAGGAGGTGTAGGTTCTTGTGGAAGAGAGTTGTGCTGCTCAACTTGGTTAACAGATTTTAGAAAAGTTACTACTTCTGCAGCACGTTACCAACAATTGTCATTAAATCCGTTAAAGTTAGCGGGTCAATGTGGCAAATTGAAATGTTGTTTAAATTTTGAATTAGATTCTTATTTAGATGCATTGAAACCTTTTCCAAAACAAGAATTGGTTCTAAAGACAGAAAAAGGGGAAGCTATTTTCGTGAAAATGGATATTTTCAAAAACTTTCTCTGGTATACATACAAAGATGAAAGCTCTAAATGGTATCGTTTAACGCTAGATCATGTTCTAGAGATTATTGAGTTGAATAAAAATAATGAGCTTTCAGCTTCGTTAGAAGAATATGAATCAGAAATTGAATTACCAACAAAAGTAAGTTTTGAAGATGCTGTAGGTGAAGATAGTTTAACTCGTTTTGATGTACCTATCAAAAGCAAAAGAAGAAAAAAATCAAAAAAGAAATTTACAGAAGTTGCTGAAAAATCGATTGTTGATACTCCTCAAAAATCTGGAAATCAACCTAGAAAACCACAACCTCAAAAACAAAAACAACAACAACAGCCTCAAAAGCAAGCTCAAAAACCAGCGTCTGTTAACAATCCAGAAAATGTAAATCAGCCGAATGCAACCACTCAAAGCACTAATAAAAAAAGGTATAATAACAGAAATAGAAAAAATAGAAAGCCAAAAAATGATTCCAATTCGCAATAA
- a CDS encoding LacI family DNA-binding transcriptional regulator has product MNQKKVTIHDISRVLGIDSSTVSRALNDSDRVTKKTKELILQKAKELGYQRNILASNLRTNKTQTIAIVLPRISRYFFATVIAGVEQIAQEKGYNVIICQSFDSFEREKKIISNLISNRVDGILISISMETSNYDHLKSYQSFKNPIVFFDRPCNLENCVNINIDNFRASFLATEHLLQKGCKHIAHFSGKQNIELYKQRKNGYLDALKKHQIELDESLIFESNLSEEDGILMAKKILANPKIDGLYSSNDTAAISAIQYLKSEGIKIPEDIAVVGFNNDPIAAVIEPSLTTVNQPAFEMGKKASSLLISQIEDKSTVNQSFLLESELIIRESSNKK; this is encoded by the coding sequence ATGAATCAAAAAAAAGTAACCATTCACGATATTTCTAGGGTCTTAGGAATAGATAGCTCAACCGTTTCAAGAGCTTTGAATGATAGTGATAGGGTCACAAAAAAAACGAAAGAATTAATTTTACAAAAGGCCAAAGAATTAGGTTATCAACGCAACATATTAGCTTCTAATTTACGAACAAATAAAACCCAAACCATAGCTATTGTATTGCCTCGAATTTCCAGATACTTTTTTGCTACGGTTATTGCAGGAGTTGAACAAATTGCTCAAGAAAAAGGATACAATGTAATCATTTGTCAAAGTTTTGATAGTTTTGAACGAGAGAAAAAAATCATTTCAAATTTAATTTCAAATAGAGTTGATGGTATTTTAATTTCCATCTCAATGGAAACTTCAAATTACGATCATTTAAAGTCGTATCAATCATTTAAGAATCCGATTGTTTTTTTTGACAGACCTTGTAATTTAGAAAACTGTGTAAACATCAATATTGATAATTTCCGTGCAAGTTTTTTAGCAACTGAACATTTATTACAAAAAGGATGCAAACATATTGCTCATTTTTCAGGAAAACAGAATATCGAATTATACAAACAACGAAAAAATGGCTATTTAGATGCATTGAAAAAACATCAAATCGAACTTGACGAAAGTTTAATTTTCGAATCGAATCTTTCAGAAGAAGATGGTATTTTGATGGCTAAAAAAATACTTGCAAATCCAAAAATTGATGGACTATATTCTTCGAATGATACTGCTGCCATCAGTGCCATTCAATATTTAAAATCAGAAGGAATAAAAATTCCTGAAGATATTGCTGTTGTCGGTTTTAACAACGATCCAATTGCAGCTGTAATTGAACCTTCTTTGACCACTGTAAATCAGCCTGCATTTGAAATGGGGAAAAAAGCTTCTAGTTTATTAATATCTCAAATTGAAGATAAATCAACTGTAAATCAATCATTTTTGTTGGAGTCAGAATTGATCATAAGAGAATCTTCAAATAAAAAATAA
- the kduI gene encoding 5-dehydro-4-deoxy-D-glucuronate isomerase: protein MKTRYQTRYASSPKDVKTYDTKRLREEFLIDTLMQEDKISLVYSHFDRFIAGSAVPKSDTLKLESIDALKSEFFLERRELGIINVGESGSVIVDGTEYILENKEALYVGQGNKEVIFSSKNSENPALFYINSTPAHKSYPTKKIGKEDVETIELGSPETANARTLRKYIVSTVVDVCQLQMGMTALKPGSSWNTMPAHVHDRRMEVYFYFEIDPNQAVCHFMGEPQETRHIWMANHQAVISPPWSIHSGSGTSSYSFIWGMAGENLDYGDMDHCKINELK from the coding sequence ATGAAAACAAGATACCAAACAAGATACGCCTCTTCTCCAAAAGATGTTAAAACTTACGATACCAAACGATTACGTGAAGAATTTTTAATTGACACGTTGATGCAAGAAGATAAAATCAGTTTGGTTTATTCACATTTTGACAGGTTTATTGCTGGTAGTGCTGTTCCAAAAAGTGATACCTTAAAATTAGAAAGTATTGATGCTTTGAAATCGGAATTTTTTCTAGAAAGAAGAGAATTGGGTATCATCAATGTTGGTGAGTCTGGAAGTGTCATTGTTGATGGAACTGAGTATATTTTAGAAAATAAAGAAGCATTATATGTTGGTCAAGGAAATAAAGAAGTTATTTTTTCTAGTAAAAATTCAGAAAATCCTGCACTATTTTATATAAACTCTACTCCCGCTCACAAGTCCTATCCAACAAAAAAAATTGGAAAAGAGGATGTTGAAACCATTGAATTAGGTTCTCCTGAAACTGCCAACGCAAGAACTTTAAGAAAATATATTGTTAGTACTGTTGTAGATGTTTGCCAATTACAAATGGGAATGACCGCACTAAAACCTGGCAGTTCTTGGAACACAATGCCAGCACATGTGCATGATAGAAGAATGGAAGTGTATTTTTATTTTGAAATTGACCCAAACCAAGCAGTATGTCATTTTATGGGAGAGCCACAAGAAACAAGACATATTTGGATGGCAAATCATCAAGCTGTAATTTCTCCACCTTGGTCTATTCATTCAGGCTCTGGTACTAGCAGTTATTCTTTTATTTGGGGAATGGCTGGTGAAAATTTAGATTATGGAGATATGGATCATTGTAAAATTAACGAACTAAAATAA
- a CDS encoding gluconate 5-dehydrogenase, translating to MSINLFDLTGKTALITGGIHGLGMAMAKGLGNAGATIVVNNNSEEALIDAIAEYKACGFKAFGYVFDVTKENEVFDAIQKIESEVGPIDILVNNAGIIKRTPIVDMEVSDFKMVIDVDLVGPFIVSKNVAKGMIQRGGGKIINICSMMSELGRDTVSAYASAKGGLKMLTRSMATEWAKFNIQTNGIGPGYFATSQTAPIRVDGHPFNEFIIKRTPAARWGEPEDLQGAAIFLSSKASDFVNGHILYVDGGILATIGKPSNE from the coding sequence ATGTCAATCAATTTATTCGATTTAACTGGAAAAACAGCCTTAATCACTGGTGGAATTCACGGACTTGGAATGGCTATGGCCAAAGGACTTGGAAATGCTGGTGCCACAATTGTTGTAAATAACAACTCAGAAGAGGCTCTTATTGATGCTATTGCTGAATACAAAGCCTGTGGATTTAAGGCTTTTGGATATGTATTTGATGTCACCAAAGAAAATGAAGTGTTTGATGCCATACAAAAAATTGAAAGTGAAGTTGGTCCTATTGATATATTGGTAAACAATGCTGGTATCATCAAAAGAACTCCAATTGTTGATATGGAAGTATCTGATTTTAAAATGGTGATTGATGTTGATTTGGTGGGTCCTTTTATAGTTTCAAAAAATGTAGCAAAAGGGATGATTCAGAGAGGTGGTGGAAAAATTATCAATATTTGCTCTATGATGAGTGAATTAGGTAGAGATACTGTAAGTGCTTATGCATCCGCAAAAGGAGGATTAAAAATGCTAACCAGAAGCATGGCTACTGAGTGGGCAAAATTCAATATTCAAACAAATGGTATTGGACCTGGGTATTTTGCTACCAGCCAAACCGCTCCTATTAGAGTTGATGGACATCCGTTTAATGAGTTTATCATCAAAAGAACGCCTGCCGCACGTTGGGGAGAACCTGAAGATTTACAAGGTGCCGCAATCTTTTTAAGTTCTAAGGCAAGTGATTTTGTAAACGGTCATATTTTGTATGTTGATGGTGGTATTTTAGCTACTATTGGTAAACCTTCTAATGAATAA